The Nematostella vectensis chromosome 6, jaNemVect1.1, whole genome shotgun sequence region ATGATTGTGCTCAATGTACTCTGCTATATAAATGCTGTACAATAAAGCTTGAcaatacgtttttttttaattcaacgACGTAGAATGTTTTGTACTGGGCTGTCGATATGGCAAATGCTCATTTTTGAGCCCTGGGCGCGAGTGGACGCCGATTGAAATGAGGATGGAGCTAATTGAAGATCGATTGAAATTGAGACCAGCTCTTCGCTCTTGGAGGGGCACAGTTTGAAATAAGGCGCCAATTCGAAGCTGTGCGCTAAAACGAGCATTATTAACGGTACTTTTACATCCTATAAATGATGGTACGCGTAAGATGTTTGATGGTACAATGTTCGACAAAACTTGTTGATCAATAATGTTCATACTCTCTTATTGTGCCACGTTTTTATATGTAGGCGACAAAAAAGTCTTCCTAGCTAGCAGGCATTCTGGAATCGTCACGCCAGCTGAAGCGCCTCCTAGCGTGGTGACTCCAGAACGGCTGTGAGGGAAACAAAACTCAGTCCTTTGATAGCACTGGAGTTAAAGTGGTTTTGTGTACGTCAAGTACTGCTGATTTACGTCGGCTTTTGATTCACTTTTTGAGACCAGTGTAATGCGCATTTCGGTTTCATTCTGCTTTTGTGATCTGACCTCAGGTAGCAGCAGAACTGGATCGCTCGGAGACCGCCAAACTTCTCGTCAAACAAGGCGCGGATGCTGGGGTGATGGACGATAGCGGGATGACGGCACTCGTCATGATGATCAGCAAAATGCCTGTTGTGGTATGTATCAGGAAACGGCTACTGGAGAGGGGAGAATAGGGTGAGGattcttatcatcatcatcatcatcaccatcatcatcatcatcatcatcatcatcatcatcatggttgtcgtcgtcgtcgtcgtcgtcgtcaacattatcattattattattaagataTAATTATTAGAAAAAGCAGGgacgtagcagggggtggggcactgggggttggtgccccccaatattttaaaaaaaaaataaggaaatgaccagaaggggcgtggccgtGCCCCCCAAATATGTTCttcatgtttttgtattgtgcaCATCAATATTTGATTGACCTTTAAACTCGCTCGGCCAATCCCTTAGatgcctgggtctaagggatttcaagatttgtgtgataaagatttgaccaagcgatgaagttttttttacacatttttgcctcgagtctcaaattgacaggaatcagcattttacaccatgttttctggagatcagggagcgggaaaactttaactcttctaaatatgggcatcaatgcccatataaggcaatgcatacgaaggacactatccgcggggaatatgtttgatatgccttccccccccccaatcttacgtggcctgctaccgCACTGAAGAGGGAAGGGTGTGTGTATATATACCCATAAATAGCTGGTGGTATATAAGGGCCGAAATATATGCTAGAGAAAGGGGAGTATAATATTAATACAAAGGGGTGAAGCAAATAAACAGTAAGTAGCAGATAAATATCCACGAATGTCATTGCAGTTATCCCATTTCTTCATAGGCAAAAGAGGCACTAAATCAATTCTACTCGTATGACCGGGCAAACCGCAAGCAGTATTTCTACTTGAACTACCTCGAGCCCGTCATACCAAAGTGTATTAATATCGGATGGCCGCAAACCGCGCTAGAAGTAGTTGTCCTGCATAAGCAGTTTGACCTTATCATGCACCCTGTCTACCAGCGACTCTTAAAGGTCAAATGGCAACGCTTCGGCAAGAGAGGGGCATGGTTTCAAGCCATCTCCAGCTTGATTTATGTGATTCTTTGGACTGTAATAGGTATAACAAAAGCTGACAAGCCGAGCGAGTACTACCAACCAATAAGTGAGAAGTGGTGGCGGATTGGACTATACGTGTTCGCCGTTTTGATGACTTTTAACGAAATTCGACGCGAAATTTCCGACATCTTGTTTTCAAAGAAGGAACACAGGCTCTGGATGAAGTGGCGTGAAACGGAGCTACAGCGAGACTTGAAGTATTGTCATCCGCGCTGGCCTGGGGAGAGAATTTATCTAATGCAAGAAATCGACTTCTTACATCAACAGGAGCCATCGTACTTCAATGACGCTTGGAACGTATTTGATTGGCTAACATACTGTATGGTAATGGCTTCCCTGGTGACGCACGGTGTATCTGTCTTAATTGACCACATGATGGTTCACAATGCGCACATCAATATCATGTCAGCCACTCTTATCTGCATCTGGATTCGTCTTCTCAAGACTTTCCGCGCGTTCACTGCGCTTGGTCCCTTTGTTGTCATGTTAGGTCATCTAATTTACGACATCCTGAAGTTCTTCTTTCTATTCGTTGTCTTCTACATCCCTTACGCAGCCTCTTTCTGGATGGTATTTTCCAGTCACAACATCAGTGGTTACTCTACCATTGCAGATTTGCTTTTCTCAATGTTTCGCATGACCGTCGTGGACGATTACAATTACGACGAGCTTTCGAAAGCTGAGCCCATAATGTCCAAGATCCTTTGCGGTACCTATCTCGCCTTCTCAGCAATCATCTGCCTTAATCTATTTATCGCGTTGATGTCAGATACCTTTCAGCGTGTCTATGACAACGTCAAAGCAAACGCCGCCATGCAACAGGCAAATACTATTCTATCGTTGGAAAACAATTTGTCTGTGacgaaaaagaagaaattcgCGAATTTTATTCACACGCGCTGTAGTCCGGATGAGTTGtattatgatgacgatgtCTTGGACGACGACGAAGGCGACCTGAAGCGCATGACGCATCAAATTAAAGAAGAACTCGAGGAAATGCACTCGAAGATGGATGCGCAGGGGAGTAAGAAGCGCGCGGGTGTTGACGGGGTAAAGTCGGATGTGACACGTGACGAGTTGGACGCGCTACGCGGGGATCTGGGACGAGTAGAACAACAGCAACGAGCGATGACCGCGCAATTCCACACACAGATAGGCGAGTTAAAGGAAATGCTGAGAGATGTGATGGTGAAACTGAACAAACCACGCAAAAAACGACACGTACAGACCAGCTTTGAGGAGCCTGGGGTCGGCGAGCATGGCCACTTACAGACTCTATAAGAAAAATAGCTCGAGAAAAGGGTTTTGAATATAGCTAGTAAAAGGGAGTGGGATTTATCTAAGGAAAAGGTAATTATTTATGAAGATCAAGTGCTTACCTTGTTTGACcacaaaaaatgaaattctCCCAAAATGGCCACTTGGTGTGCAAATCTTTTTAGGGTGGGAGGGGGCAACGTGAGAATAGTCTCAATTTGGTTAAATTTCTCAATTTCTTTATACTACTTTACCTCAAGTCATGTTTTACACTAGGCAATTCCACTGCAGACGCACCTATTAGTAATTCGTCTCGTATAAAGTTTGCTACGACGTcacaaaaatgaaaatggaaaacagaaaagaaaagaaaacacacaCAGAGGGCGAAGCTTCATCCGTATGAACCTGTTATCATCATTTCCTTGGCTGATGCATTTTGGTAATATAACTAGTAAAACCTCCGTAAAAAGTGAATCGTACATAGAGCGTGGGGGGGGGATGTGCAGGGGGTTGCGCGCCCCCTTCGTGCTTGCCTGACCCCTGTAATGGAAACAAATACGACAGCATCATCAAAACGCTGGGTTTCTGTTTATGCGACGACGGCAGCAACATAAACCTTATAAAAAAATCGTCTATCCCTTTTCGTACCCGGCGCAAAGTCGTTTTTTTATGCGGCATAGTCAAAGGATTTTCCTAAACGCCGCCCCAGTGAAAGAAAAGTGATTCCACAGTTCTACATAGATCAAAGAATCGATACCGATTCACATAAATAATTGTAGACATTTGAAATTCAAGGAAGATGATCGCCAATAAAATGTGCAGacattgtttgttttatcAATCTAATCATCGCAAACATTGTAGAATCACGCATTTTAATTAAAACTTCTGACgagagattttttttctttatttgctATCATACTTATACTTCTTGTTAGAGAGCATTATATTGAAATAAGAAGcttgcataaaaaaaatagaaagaaatTGAAATATGAATGAAGGAAGTGTGGAGGGTACAATGATAGCCCCACCCCACCCTGGCACTATTTAATGAACAGAAAAGCATTGGTCGACATGCTCCACttgacagtgctgaaaaacgcaagactagttccagtaccgcgcggttaaaccagcctttttggtgaaatggcggcgttttaccggcgaactgtcacattttggcgaatgctaagaaaactagaccaaacctaaggctttaattttctttatgattccctcattatcacacaaatctgtcatcttttgtacagtctggttttaatgctgtacagtaagtcaaaacagcgacgaagtcagcctttcgtacctttactcgaacgattcaacactgagattttgtttgttttcgccagaacacgcgcatgcgcatacgttattcagcactgtcgctCCACTTAGCAGTGTCTTGATTCTTACCACTCTGCGGTTATATTTCTCAAATCACGCCAATTCTTATTAGATTGTGCACCAAAGCAGCTGGCCTTGTTAGAGGCCTTTCATCTGAAGCTTTATCAATCGAAAAAACTTGATTGTCACGGAAGAAACTGGTTGCAAATCGCGAAGTACGGTCAAAGCCGGGTATCAGATCATCCGCTTCACCGATTGAAACCCACCATGTCCCCGTGTTGCAAAACAACGACTACTTGGGTACAAAATCTAAAGATTGGTCAGGAATATCGGCAGTACACTGTCCAGCTCCTTCGCGGGATCGGTTGTTGTTGTGAAGAGTATGAGATCTTTGTAAATGGCAAGGTTCACGAGCAACACCATCTCTCGTACAACCCCTGCAGTCCACTATGCTGTCCTGGTGGTAGCTACGAATGGCAGCAGGATGGCCACCActtccttttaatgtacaatTCCATGTCATGGACTAACTCTTTTGGAGGTTATCGGCTTTTTATAAACGGCATAGACGTTAACACTGGCAGAGAATTCTCGGCGTTTTGGCGGCGTCGTGGCTGGCAAGCAGTCTTCGCAGGCTTGTTGATGATTTTCCTCGGCGTTGCATGGGCGTTGATTTTTCACTACCTCATAAAAAGCGGTGAAACTTATATTGTTGGCTATAGTCTTGTCATAACCGGCGTCATTTACATCATCCTTGGTGTGATTCCGTTGCTGCGATACCGCAAATCGAGACAAGATGGGTTACCAGTCATGGAGTACTCTGTCAATACCGTGTGATGATATAACGTCATGATCAGACAGGGAGTATAGGGCTAGATAGGACATAGCGAAATAGCTACAAAATGACAATGCCAACAATCGAAAACtctgaaaaaaatgtcaaatgtAGCAGACCAGGATTTAGAGCGATAGTTGCCAATAGCTACACATCACAACAAAAAAAGATTCTTCAAGCTTTCTTATGCCAAAGAACGTTGAAATTTAAGTAATCTGTTTTTTAAATGACGGTGGAAGATTTGGGACGAGTGGAATGACCCTCTCCCCAAGCTGCCTATTTTGTTGATTTTACAGATCAGTATTATAAGCCCTGACGAATCAGGCCAAGACAGGTGAAATTTGAGAATACTGTTCATGGCGAAGTGGAAACGCAGCTTTTATTGACTACATAACAGTTTATATTTTGGTTTTAAATGGGGAGCCAGCCTACGAACCTGTGAAGGGATTAATGGTGTAaatagaaagactacagacaagcttgCGCTGATGTTTTGCTCGTTTGCCCTTTGTCTGAGCAAATGAAACTGAATGGGTTGGGGGAGTGGTATGTAATGGTATTAGTTTAAATGTAACACAGACTACCCTGCCAATGCCCAGACTGTTGTGTGCATCCCAATATTCAAACAAATATAGAAAAGCACTTGAAAAGTAGAGGTAATACTGTGAGCTTCTATGTTAGTTAGCTAATAAGCACAGCAATCAGAGTGTATCAAATATGATGCTCACAAAGAGTATGCAAATAGAATAAGCCCTTTTctctgttgtttgtttttgaaaataaacagtattttATGATGGGGTCTGGATGAACAAAGGAATGGCAAACCAATGTCAGGCTGCAAGTGAACACCAACCATTTGTAACAAAAGATAATAAGTAAATGTTAGTAACTACTGTGCTAGTCATTGATAGTTCCAGTACATTTTCCTGTATTGTTATGaaatacaccttttgctgttcatttACTGAAATAGGGATATTCACACAAGCAAAAAAGCATTGTCTTCATAGCAAACACTCGTACAATAACACTTAGGGACTGGTCATTTATTACTGGGGGGAGGCGGCAAATATGTAGGGGCGGGGCTATGTATTTTGGGGCACCAATTTAGGGGggtcttattttttttggctgTCATGAAAGGGGGTCAAATGTTTGCAAATTTTTGGGGCTCCGGACTTAGGGGTTTTTGCaaaaaatacccccccccccagtaattaatgactgCTCCCTTTTGAAGTCTCAAGAGCACAATGGAAATTTAAATAAGAATTTCAGCATTGAATTGGACATTCATTAGTATGATCGTTTACACTCAAACTTTTATTAGCAGTTTTGTGCtatcaacaaacaaaaacatgcaTTTGATAAAGTGCTTTAGACATTTATTTAAACGATACATATGTCTGCATTTTTCATAAAATTCTAAGAGTTTAATATTGTAGAATTTCACATTGAAACCTTAACTTTTGTATGGTTTAAACAAATTTCCAAAACACTTTATcattttttgctttgttttgcaAATCAAGTTTGGATACTGGaattaaataaaacagtataaaaGTGATGCTGCTAACAGAATATATCGTACAAGATAGATATATATGAGCTTAGTAGTAAGTCTTATCTGAGCATTTTCAAGAAGGTCATGAGCGGGGGTAGTCACCCTTTGTACAAGCTGATGCCAAAAGTGAAGACTTCACTTCGCCCCTAGTAGTCTTTTGCCCAAGATCAACACAGAACGTTTTAAGGCCTCTTATGTAAATAGACTACATTTTAAACATAAGCTATGTGTATAAGTGACCTGATGATagatttttagattttaattatatattatatagcATTACATTATATAGTATATAGTTTCAGACTTATTGGTATGTATTTTTACtgatattttaataaaaacattattattattattattataatagtaataatttaTCAGTTCATTCTGAATGCATTGCATTGCTTACCTATGATGAGACAAAATAATGCAAACTAAAGTTCTGAAAACACATCAACCAATCAATGCAGGTCATTACCATTCAAAAGCAGTCATATGGCAACAAAGCTGCCATTTTGTCACCCTAGCAACATACAAAGTTTTAGAAAGCATCCAATTCTATCACCTGACTTTGGGAGATAGTGCAACATTGTAATTGAATTTTGTAAAAGAAGTGTAAAATGTTGCTTCTGTATGGTTATTTTTAGGTTTTATGccatattttttatgttattttatttgtaccATATGAGTGAGCTACAAATACAACCTCTTCTTTTAACAGAGCTGAACAGCCTCAAAATTGATTATTGATTGATCTTTCTATaattcaaaaataataataaaaaatcctAGATGAATTTAACTTCCAGTGACCATTTAGGGTTGTAATAAGTTCTCCAGGAGC contains the following coding sequences:
- the LOC5521445 gene encoding transient receptor potential cation channel subfamily V member 5, whose amino-acid sequence is MMIPNGKTANNKVAPVILNEGNISAGVEPGLTNHADALEEEIKRSKGKIRKPRGINSIGSGTKVKVGFTRWKKAALDGIHKSKNEGQKRTFKDKLKVSGDKISHRMNAAQLSDLEDLVDGDGANKHKGNGIANGANGTSISSSSRALLYYFAKLSANANTNEVIDLEFVETLIKTGASVSVTDRHGQTVMHETARQWEVAVAKFLIKRGASINQADRFGRTPLHVAAAVDYPDMVRFLVENGADVHARTSGELQTPIHYAARNDAATSLKMLLRCGANMDDRDYKERTPLQVAAELDRSETAKLLVKQGADAGVMDDSGMTALVMMISKMPVVAKEALNQFYSYDRANRKQYFYLNYLEPVIPKCINIGWPQTALEVVVLHKQFDLIMHPVYQRLLKVKWQRFGKRGAWFQAISSLIYVILWTVIGITKADKPSEYYQPISEKWWRIGLYVFAVLMTFNEIRREISDILFSKKEHRLWMKWRETELQRDLKYCHPRWPGERIYLMQEIDFLHQQEPSYFNDAWNVFDWLTYCMVMASLVTHGVSVLIDHMMVHNAHINIMSATLICIWIRLLKTFRAFTALGPFVVMLGHLIYDILKFFFLFVVFYIPYAASFWMVFSSHNISGYSTIADLLFSMFRMTVVDDYNYDELSKAEPIMSKILCGTYLAFSAIICLNLFIALMSDTFQRVYDNVKANAAMQQANTILSLENNLSVTKKKKFANFIHTRCSPDELYYDDDVLDDDEGDLKRMTHQIKEELEEMHSKMDAQGSKKRAGVDGVKSDVTRDELDALRGDLGRVEQQQRAMTAQFHTQIGELKEMLRDVMVKLNKPRKKRHVQTSFEEPGVGEHGHLQTL
- the LOC5521574 gene encoding uncharacterized protein LOC5521574, producing MSPCCKTTTTWVQNLKIGQEYRQYTVQLLRGIGCCCEEYEIFVNGKVHEQHHLSYNPCSPLCCPGGSYEWQQDGHHFLLMYNSMSWTNSFGGYRLFINGIDVNTGREFSAFWRRRGWQAVFAGLLMIFLGVAWALIFHYLIKSGETYIVGYSLVITGVIYIILGVIPLLRYRKSRQDGLPVMEYSVNTV